The Ciconia boyciana chromosome 7, ASM3463844v1, whole genome shotgun sequence region AATACAGTGTAATTCATTTCTAGGGGTGATGGCCACTTCCTGGGACTTGTACGATTCATTTAACGTATCGGAAATAGAACCTATGCCAAAAGCAGAAGGTAGCAGAGCCAcaactgggaaaagcagcacatcTCATGCAACTAAAAAGCATGATCAGACTACGTCTATCTCTTCTGATAGAGGTAACATTTTTCCAGGCTTACATTTCTGCCGTGTTCCCATCCTTCTAAACCACGCACATGGCTACGTTGTGTGGTGAAAACTACATGAAGAAAATGCTTGGTCTGCCTGTCTGGCACTTGAAAGAGAGTTTAATAAAGGATCTTGGACAAGTCTGCACCGAGACCTTTTCTGTACAATGCCGTCATAAATGATcttaaataaagataaatagTCGGTGACAAAGTTTGCTGGTATTAACTTACTTAGGACAGTAGCAGCAAAACACCAATTCTGAAAAATTCCAGAAGTATCTCATCATACTGAGTATCtgagcaagaaaagaaaacacaattaaagcaagaaaaaattaatagtgGAAGTATTTTTTGGTGATGATAGATTCTTCTATGCTTTTTGCAGGTGGAGAAGAAGGAGATTTCTTATCCCCTTGACTTTTATGTGCAAAGTATTATCatgttaaaactgttttttcccatATTATGTGTTGTCAGGCAGCACAACTTCTTCTATAGTGATTTCGGAAAGTGCTGTTCTTGCCAGAATCCACAAAGAGGAGGAATGCCTTTCAGAAGCTATATTAACATCAGAAAACTTTCggcaggatttatttttcatggagAGGATTCTAatggagaatatttttcaaCCCAAACTTGCAGCTTATCGGCAGTTTCCTGTCCTTATAGGTTTGTTTCTTATTGGCtaccctgttttcagcacaaggCTTTGCATGCTATTGAAAGCCATGGAGTTATGTCCCTCACTGAATGTCTTGACAGATGACAAGTCATTTAAGAAATagacaaaggaaaggagagtttatgagATGTCAACATGAACTTTGCAGTTTTACACTCACTTTAACAGACATCCCTGCCGTACTTGGTGGAAGCATTGAATAAATGAGTTCTGGCTCATCTCCCCTCATCACCACAAACTGAGACTTAGGCAAAATATTAAGCCAAACTCGTTTCCTGACAGTCAAGATACAGATTAATTCTGCTACTTCTCCAACCATTTTTTGCATtggaatgtctttttttttttttttagtttagtttataAGGAGACTGATGGTAAACAGAAGTTTTAGCCTGATAGATGTTCACTAACATAAAGTACATTCATTGCAGACTGTACCTGGACCCAAGTGCTAAgtaatattttcccttttacagGAGTTCCAAGTTAACACagggattaaagaaaaaaaaaaaaaggcagattcaCACTGCTTTTATGGTGTTGAACCTCTTCGTGTCATAGAGAGTTTCAGTTTCTCAGGCAATGAACCTCTTATATTCTGTCACTCTTCAGGAACTAGCTACAGCTGGAGCACAGTACTCGCCAGGAGGACTTTTGTTCTGACAATATGGCAGTTACTGTGTTCTTATTGTGTTAGCAGTGATCTGAGATTAATTTATGATTTGCacattacataaaataaaggggtgagtaaacaaaaaaaacgCTTAGCAAGCGCAGTCTAAAAATATGCTCTACACTTAATTTTCCCAAGTAATGAGCAACTTATTACAGCATCATGTAACTTAGCTACGGTGTTACAGCATCAATGCATAAGTGTGGCTCTAAAATTTGGCAtctaacttgaaaaaaatccctgtttaaacacatttttaaatacgAGAGATTAGAAACATTCCTGGTGGGGGGTGGACATAAATCCATAATTGTTGCTGGGGAGCTAAATCCACTCATTAAACACCTGGAGCATAGCTGGCACACTACAGCCTGATCCAGCCATCTTCTGTGTCCCTATCAACATTTCAGCCACAGTTTTAGAAGTTAGGATGTCTTAACTCCTcgaatcttcatttttttttgctgcaaaatacTTGCTGAAAGgacaaatttttcttctgatgcgAATGACTGGTGTTAGATAAGTGAAATGTTACTACTCAGACTCTACCATATTTGTGCATTTTAGATCCCGATGTTACATCAGGCACTAGTGGTACAGTAGCAGCTGTGAAAGAAGCTAAACAGGAAGAGCATGACGAGGAAAAGGAGGAtaaggaagagcagaaggaagcatTCGTTGACCCATCAATTCTGTCAGATCTAAATAAAACCCCAGAAGAAATTGTACGTCCCAGATTGGAACGGCTGTGGTCATATATATGTGATTTAACTAATGGTCACAGTGTGAGCAGTATGGCTTGGAGCAAAGTGAACCCAGTGAGTTAACGAATCCCTTCTTCTAAGCTGTTTACAAAATGGTATAAGCAATTGTTGGTGTAAATAAACTCCTGATTTCAATGTACTTTGGTGGGAGGGATCTCAGAGAGATGGATTCACCCCTACAGCCAGGTAGGTTGTCTTTGCATCCCACACTCATATTTTGTCCTTCCGTATAAGAATACTGCTCCATTATTCTACAGGTTGGACAGCTGCGCTAGGCTTTTCCTACAAATGTATCACAATAGCTTTAATTGGTCCAGAATTTAATTTAAGTAGTCCAGTTTACCATGGGCAATCACTTGAACAACAATGTTAAGATAATAGGCTTGATCTGTTACAGAATTGGAAGTTGAAATTTAAACCCCTACTACTAAACTCTATCACCATTCATGGAGTTTATTCATGACAGTTTAGATAGCACATCTTTGTTTCTAACAGTAATCTCCCAAGAAAGCAGCATTCATCAAACTTTAAGGATAAGATGCATAATAACAGGCACAGATTTCTGAGCTGCTGGCCGAAGTTTATTTAATTCGGTTTCAGTGGAGGTGAGAATGACTCGGACATCTCCACTTTCAGAGTAATGCAAGGCTCAGTTTTTCCAACAGAGCTCTCTTATGGccacaacaaaaataatgaatggaAGGAAGGTAAAAAGCAGGTGAGGATAAGAAACATAAAACCAGCAAGATTGCcccaggggaaaacaaaagagaaaataaagaccaTTTCATACTGTCAGTACACCAGATCCCCAGGTACTATAAAGCTGGACACATTTATAGACTTCAGTCTTAGAATTATAGGGCAAACAAATACCTACTTTTAAAGTGTTAGTTTCACAAACTACTTGTTgtgtgtaggaaaaaaaaattaatggagtTGAAAACTAAAGTCTTGCTGCAGTTTCTTACTGCTACTTATGAAAAGGAATGAACAGAATTCATTGGACCCCACTGTAGAGAGCTAAAAGCTAGGAGTTTGAGGTGGGCACTGAAGCTCTTTTTACAGCTAACGTTGAGAGAGAAAGTAGAAGTATTATtacatatttcattaaatactgCACATTAAAATATGGTTATAGAATAATGTATATTCATCTCTGGAAAGGGACATATTTTTATGATGGCCAGGGAGGGGGGATTGCAAACACAACTGATAGCAACCATGAATGCACTTTCAGTTGAACCAGTTTCCAGTATTCtagaaattctgaaattctgtTCTTCTTGCGTGTTATTACTTGCATATGACATAAGcattatttttccagactttGCACTGAGAGTCACTGTTAGCAGAAAGTTGCCTTTTAAAAGTATACAACTGAACTTCAAGTTAAACGGAGATGTATCTGTTAATCTGTGCTTTCAGGATCTTTTAGCTGTTGGTTACGGAgcatttgattttaaagaacagaagaaaggctTGGCTTGCTGTTGGTCATTGAAGAACCCCATGGTAACGAGCAgccactttgttttctttctttttcttcaatgcatttttctgctatactatttctgctttatttagttcCCTCTTCGTGTTTCAAAAAGCAAGACCTAGCCAGTAAGGTTGAATTTGCTAGCCCAAACCACGCATTTCTGGAAAATTGTGACTGCAGTACCTAGCAATGTGCTTAAATCTTGACCCAAAGAAAGTGCCTGTAGGAAGCAGTTTAATTTCTGTGCCTGGCCGTCCTCTCAATTGACACTTCAGCAGAGGTGCCGACTGTACTGGTGGTTTGGTAACATGGACATCTGTTCACAGGAACTAAACTCATTGCACACAGGCCACCAAACAACTAACAGATGGTTACAGCTCTCAGGCAGCACCAGTCTATGCTAGGCAACTCAGCAATGCAGATCTCTGTATCCCATTTCCAATCCTTAGGGCGACCTACCCAAGACTGTAAATCTGTGTCGTTATTACTGTGGGTAGACCCAGGTGTGTAGAAATTGTTTTCTAGACTGGAAAAGTCTTAAGCACAGCAAATGTGAAATTAAATCCAtttaccttttgtttttcaaactcTACAGACCATTTGTTCAATACTTCCAAATTCTCATTACAGAgaacatctgtattttaaatttaaggaTTATCCTTTCCaatcctttttctgttctaCCATGAAATTCTGTTAGGCCAAAGGAaaaaactaaaactaaaactaaaaataagaaGTTAATCTAACTTCTCATAATACTGTCAAAAAGACAGTAGATTTCATAGATGTAACATTTACATCTTTACATATCCATCTGAAAAGTGATCCTTTTTAAACTAgccagttttaaaaaaaatcttggaaatcTCAGTTACAGTGTGACACACTAAAATCACCTGATCGCCATCAAATTATACAactttagttttatttgttcTACAAACTTCACTTGCCCAAAATTGTGTATTAGACTAATTTAAATCATGCAGAGTCAAGTCTCTGATGCATATTTATCACGTCAACAACAATCAAATACTCTTGGGATTCCCTGATGTCACCATAGTCCTCAAGTGCCTAACATGAAGGAAGAAGGCCTGGCGTGCACACTGGAATACGGTTCTTTGCATACTAACACTCTACTGTTTCCCACTTCAAGAGCTCGGTGCAGGGACTTTAAGGATTTAACCTTATAACAGAGCTGAATCAGTTCTTTGGTTACAGAGagaaattacatgaaaataGCGGTTTACGGATTACCTGAAGTACATTAGATTGCATTTTATCTTCAGGTAAGTTTCTGTAATTGGAAAGGTACTTACCTTCCCATTGCAAGATAGAAAGCAACTGGAGAAATCTTGCAAAATgccaagtttgtttttttaaaacaaacaaacaaacaaaacccccacactgTACTCACCTAGCTGAATCTTAGGGAACTTGATTTTTCGGTATTTGGTTTGGAGTAGGCCCATCTAACTTATTTTACAGTGTCATATTTCTGcacagtctttattttttcctaattttatcAGTTGCAGCAGGAAATAAACCAAACCATTTAGAACATAGTACCTAATTTCTGTCTAGGAGTAGTCACTATGGTCATCAGCACTTGAATTTTCCAGCAGAGCCTGGCAGTTTAGTATCCAGTGTTGAGAAGCCCGagataaattaagaaattaactTAAAACGTTCTTGTATTTTTCTACTGGTCAGTGGCCAGAGCGTATTTTCTGGTGTGAGCATGGTGTTACTGCTTTGGATTTTTCTATGGCAAGCCCGAATCTTTTAGCAGTTGGAATGTACAATGGTTCTGTCGCAATCTATAACGTACGGAGTTGTAACGCCGCCGCACTTTTGGATAGCAGGTAAGGCTATGATTTCCTGTCTCCTCCACCTTGGTCACGTCTTagcaaataacaaataaaagaatatcCACAACTGAGAAGCTGAGGGAATAGTAACAGTCTTGATAAGTAAGGCTTGTGAATGCTCAGGGATGTTGcacaattttttcatttccagctttTGTCAGTATCTTCCAGTTTCGACTGGAAATGCCGACATAAACAATACTCTCAAATACTAGAAGTTTCTGAAGCAAAACcgcacacacaaaaatttgTGGTAGTGCATAAATGCCTGGAAGGGCCAGAGAGGGCCGACCAGACTTTTCCCATCCACCTTTTCACACTGATACAGCCAAATCCTCAGACACTGCCATTCTCCCTCTGCACTGCCATCATTCTCTATTCTTCTTTCTGCCGATAAATGCTTACACTGCTTTAACACCGCTGGTCCTTATTTGGGGTATTAAACTCTCTGCACTGGTGCTGCACATACAAAGCAAGTTCCCCACATCGGAAAGGTGAAAGAAATGAGTACTatgactttttaataaaatgcagcaaGTTACCACCATGTATAATTTTATACTCCATGTACGAACTAACTAGGCCAATCCTGCCCCAGATAATAAATCCTTATAGGAGACCAGTGGTggcttctgctgttttctcacTGATTCCACTTGCCAGAAATGGCGAGAACATCAGAACAGGTGAGGGATAAACAggaattaggaagaaaatgagagcgAGGAGGCAATGAGGGAGACATTTGCCCTGAGGGCAGCTCCCCAGGTCTAGGGCACTCTCCTACAAGGTGCAGATTGATTTCATGATTCGGGTATTAACGAAAGGTGTGTCGGCACATAAAGAGTGCCCTGAAACTAAATATCAAACATgtttgataaaagaaaaattttcctggagaaaacaaccaatgttcagatttttttttttttttaaagaaaagctaaacAACATTTCTGTTCATTACGAAATGGAaggttaattatttttcaaatatattgtCTTGTCTTCGTTCATATATGATTTATCATGTGCATCTTTTGTCCCAGTGAATCCTCAAATAAACATACAGGTCCTGTATGGCAACTGAGGTGGGTGGAACAGGACAGAGGTGCAACGGGAGATGGCAAAAAAGAGAGATTAATCTGTATCTCAGCAGATGGCCGAATAACTGAGTGGCTTATACAGAAAAGACTAGATTGCACTGGTAAGCATTTTCCCctgcagcttttctgcagaGGGATAACACCTGAAATTGcaattgcttcattttattttaggtgACATTCTTTATACCAGTTACCatacaaaaaacatttaagagcTGCTGAGCATTCCAAAGAAGCACGAGTTATTCATAGCACTGTCACATACCTGTTTGACAAAAACTCTTGCTGTTTGCACAGATCTGATGAAAATAAAGCGAAcagaaagtgagaagaaaaaattaccaggtgagaaagaaaggaaaaatgaagctcTGATATCTCGACAGGCACCTGGAATGTGCTTTGACTTCCATCCAAAGGTAGGCTCAGAAAGTCCATCCTGGCTAAAGTATTATCCAGCAAAACCATGCAGCAGGGGTGAGATCCTCAGATGGAGCTACTTTAATACGCACTAGCCTGGGACTTGGCACTGGTATTTAAAGCGTATTTAGTTCTGAAACAAATTGCTTCTTAGCTAATAACGGTTTTACCCAAAATGGATGATATGGTAAACCAAGCAAGTAATCCCTGTATGCGAACAACTATATAATTTCAGCCATGTTACTCACATTTGCTTTGGGCCAGACCCTAGGGTAGCTTTCCTCTGTGTGTTGGTCAGATCAGTGAGAATTTGACTGTTCAACATCTCCGGAGTCTAGGACTTAGCTGGCTGTGCTTCTCCTCTTTATCCAGCTGAGTATTTTGTCCTCAGAGCATTTGAAGAATTCATGCGTTTGCCCACGTGGATCACAGAAAGTCTGAGATTTTCAGAAGTCAAAAATCACAGCATATGTTCTGCATAGAGGGAGAACACACATAGCAAAGCTGATACATGCTGGCACTGCTATCTCTACTGCACGTACACCTCTGCAGCACACGTGCAAACAGCCCAACGCACAACATCCTGGCGACTCCACCTTAGCTCTTCAGAGGACCGTCACTGCCAAACTCATCCAGTCCTTTACAGATTTTTGGATGAGTGATAAATAGGTTAATGGAACTTAGGCTGCTTTTACCTTTCTTTCAGGATACTAATTGTTATCTTGCTGGAACAGAAGAGGGTCATATCCACAAGTGTTCCTGTTCATGCAGTGAGCAGTTTCTAAAGACATACAGAGGCCATAAGGTGAGTGATgcatagaaaaaataatgacagcAGAAACTGTTCCATTAAGTTTCCTTGCTTATATTTACTAAGCAAAACATCTGCAACAAAAGAAACCTGAACTTCTTATATTGGGAATGAATTCCCATAGCATAAAGCATCACAGTCCTACAGGATTACTTTCTACGctatagggattttttttttttttaaagtaatttattaaaacTTGTACCATGAACTGTTTTAAAGCTTTAGTTCtggctttattttaagaaaacaatcaGTAATCTGATTGTCCTGCAAACCACAGTTAAATAGCCTTACCGCCGAGAGAAAGATGGCAGAACTTTAACAGCACCTCTTTTCTTGAAAGTCTTCATCCAAGAAGCTGCCCTTTCAGCATCAGCTTCTCCGAACAACTGGTGAAGGGACGGAATCAGCTGAATGCTTTTTATTCCTAAGATCTCTCCTGTCTTATCACATCTGCTGCATCCTAATTTCCTATGGGTACACCTACAACAATGCTGGGCTTGCTGTTAAGGTCAGAGGACAGTCAGGGATTTCCATGGAAGGTCACTATTAAAAACCATCCTGCGAGGCTGTACCTCTAGAATAACACaaagttcttttttgtttcttcccaaaCACCAAGGGTCCTGTGTACAAAGTCGCTTGGAATCCATTCAGCACTGACATGTTCCTaagctgctctgcagactgGAGCATTATTTTATGGCACCAGGATTCACAGACGCCCATTTTAACTTTCAGTTCCGCCACCGCTTTTGTTCATGACATTATGTGGTCTCCAAAATCAGCCTTCGtatttgcagcagcaaatgaaagcagagtAGAAATTTGGGATCTTAGCGTCAGTACGTAAGTAATTACTTTTCTCAAAGATTCTGAAACTTAATGGCACAAAGGCTACACATTATTGCCTAATTAGTGTTGTTATCAGATCATGACAGCTCCGTGCCATTTGCTTGCTTAGTTATTGAAAgtattgcattttgaaatactaatttttttaaaagcagatggtAGTTACCAAGAATTGTGATTATAAGAGAAGGAGCTGGATGCCTCATGGAACTGATAAAGGGTAAAACTGCTTTTTCGCTGCAGAAATCATAGATTCTACCACTTCTatagttaaaaggaaaaaccacaaaactgaGCAACTTTGGGCCTTTTATAAAGATAAGATGGTCAGAAGTTCAGATAGCTCTCACGTTTTCCCACTACTTCAAAGTAGGCGCACATCTCCTGAGCAGCTTGGTTAATCTGCGGCCTTGTACTGCTGGTCTGTACTATTTGGTTTTAATGACAGCATGAAGCCCGCAGTGGAGCAGGAGGCCTGCCAGACCTTGTGGgagcaaaaagcaaattattcatataataaaaatattagccACCCCCCATATGAGGCAATAGGACAGACTTTAGGCAACCAGGATATCTTAGTTAATAGCAGCTGGGATTTTTGTTGTGGTAGAgaccaaacaaaacactgccTCGCTTCTTAGTTTTTGAGTTAATCTagaacataaaagcaaaacacacaacaTTTGTCAGGCCTGCATTACTGCTAGACTGGATGTGATAGTACACTCGGGCAAATGCAACGTCACCTATTAATTCTTGCCTCTGCTGGGTTGCAGCTTGAACCCCGTGATCTCCTGCTTTGCCAGCCCAAGAGTGAAATTCACATCTGTACTCTTTGCTAAGAACACCGACTGCCTTCTCGTAGGAGACACTAAAGGAGAAGTCGGTGTGTTTGAGCTGCAGAACCTGGCTGCTCCCAACAGTAATAAGGTAGGAATTCACTAGGATTCACAAGGATTCACTAGGAAAAGGTGGTGGTCCTCAGGGGCCTGCATGCTTGTCTGGTACTTCATTCCTCAGCAAGGGGTTTCTGTTAAAGGTCTGGCTCATAAATCTTGAAATAGGTGGAATCAGACAGAATTCCATAACCAGATTAAAACTTGAGGTGGttcctgctcttctgcatgCCATGCCACTAGAAACTTCAGAACAGTAACATCAACGTCGAACTTCAGGTTTCACTTGATCGCAAATCCAGAGGTTTGCCACAGCTGGATCTGGGAGGGACGCTCGGGGCAAGGACAGGAAGGTGGAGCTTCCTCTAAATGCAGTCTGCAGGTGACTGTATTTGGAAGAACGCCCTTACCTGCTGACAACACAGGAACAACGTGCCCTCTCCTGGCCACCA contains the following coding sequences:
- the DNAI4 gene encoding dynein axonemal intermediate chain 4 isoform X1; amino-acid sequence: MQGPGGGPRPAPVRRGSGASSGSQRRASIVSGTYANRAASCRSRSTSSDGKAVDRGSLVGNKYAIRVFDDEGKDVTPRPLFRPDPNTVVPRQGKLLASSAYFGATGSVFLSSFSMHQTSGVNANLGSFSRTYGSSSTSISNASTTDSILDEIVESGPRRDTTVSLSDVHVRQEEIKEELTKADLDRRVDIYLTETETFWILDMPSVAVSVESEDAGRVLERNRIYVDLCKNRPGNDRFVEKMMQTINGAVKNKEVQCDKIIMEDKGVMATSWDLYDSFNVSEIEPMPKAEGSRATTGKSSTSHATKKHDQTTSISSDRGSTTSSIVISESAVLARIHKEEECLSEAILTSENFRQDLFFMERILMENIFQPKLAAYRQFPVLIDPDVTSGTSGTVAAVKEAKQEEHDEEKEDKEEQKEAFVDPSILSDLNKTPEEIVRPRLERLWSYICDLTNGHSVSSMAWSKVNPDLLAVGYGAFDFKEQKKGLACCWSLKNPMWPERIFWCEHGVTALDFSMASPNLLAVGMYNGSVAIYNVRSCNAAALLDSSESSNKHTGPVWQLRWVEQDRGATGDGKKERLICISADGRITEWLIQKRLDCTDLMKIKRTESEKKKLPGEKERKNEALISRQAPGMCFDFHPKDTNCYLAGTEEGHIHKCSCSCSEQFLKTYRGHKGPVYKVAWNPFSTDMFLSCSADWSIILWHQDSQTPILTFSSATAFVHDIMWSPKSAFVFAAANESRVEIWDLSVSTLNPVISCFASPRVKFTSVLFAKNTDCLLVGDTKGEVGVFELQNLAAPNSNKVDTLHDIIGPAVAI
- the DNAI4 gene encoding dynein axonemal intermediate chain 4 isoform X3, yielding MHQTSGVNANLGSFSRTYGSSSTSISNASTTDSILDEIVESGPRRDTTVSLSDVHVRQEEIKEELTKADLDRRVDIYLTETETFWILDMPSVAVSVESEDAGRVLERNRIYVDLCKNRPGNDRFVEKMMQTINGAVKNKEVQCDKIIMEDKGVMATSWDLYDSFNVSEIEPMPKAEGSRATTGKSSTSHATKKHDQTTSISSDRGSTTSSIVISESAVLARIHKEEECLSEAILTSENFRQDLFFMERILMENIFQPKLAAYRQFPVLIDPDVTSGTSGTVAAVKEAKQEEHDEEKEDKEEQKEAFVDPSILSDLNKTPEEIVRPRLERLWSYICDLTNGHSVSSMAWSKVNPDLLAVGYGAFDFKEQKKGLACCWSLKNPMWPERIFWCEHGVTALDFSMASPNLLAVGMYNGSVAIYNVRSCNAAALLDSSESSNKHTGPVWQLRWVEQDRGATGDGKKERLICISADGRITEWLIQKRLDCTDLMKIKRTESEKKKLPGEKERKNEALISRQAPGMCFDFHPKDTNCYLAGTEEGHIHKCSCSCSEQFLKTYRGHKGPVYKVAWNPFSTDMFLSCSADWSIILWHQDSQTPILTFSSATAFVHDIMWSPKSAFVFAAANESRVEIWDLSVSTLNPVISCFASPRVKFTSVLFAKNTDCLLVGDTKGEVGVFELQNLAAPNSNKVDTLHDIIGPAVAI
- the DNAI4 gene encoding dynein axonemal intermediate chain 4 isoform X2 translates to MVTARRAAPAQRRRHAGPRRRPPACPVFDDEGKDVTPRPLFRPDPNTVVPRQGKLLASSAYFGATGSVFLSSFSMHQTSGVNANLGSFSRTYGSSSTSISNASTTDSILDEIVESGPRRDTTVSLSDVHVRQEEIKEELTKADLDRRVDIYLTETETFWILDMPSVAVSVESEDAGRVLERNRIYVDLCKNRPGNDRFVEKMMQTINGAVKNKEVQCDKIIMEDKGVMATSWDLYDSFNVSEIEPMPKAEGSRATTGKSSTSHATKKHDQTTSISSDRGSTTSSIVISESAVLARIHKEEECLSEAILTSENFRQDLFFMERILMENIFQPKLAAYRQFPVLIDPDVTSGTSGTVAAVKEAKQEEHDEEKEDKEEQKEAFVDPSILSDLNKTPEEIVRPRLERLWSYICDLTNGHSVSSMAWSKVNPDLLAVGYGAFDFKEQKKGLACCWSLKNPMWPERIFWCEHGVTALDFSMASPNLLAVGMYNGSVAIYNVRSCNAAALLDSSESSNKHTGPVWQLRWVEQDRGATGDGKKERLICISADGRITEWLIQKRLDCTDLMKIKRTESEKKKLPGEKERKNEALISRQAPGMCFDFHPKDTNCYLAGTEEGHIHKCSCSCSEQFLKTYRGHKGPVYKVAWNPFSTDMFLSCSADWSIILWHQDSQTPILTFSSATAFVHDIMWSPKSAFVFAAANESRVEIWDLSVSTLNPVISCFASPRVKFTSVLFAKNTDCLLVGDTKGEVGVFELQNLAAPNSNKVDTLHDIIGPAVAI